The segment GCACTATTCTCATAGCATACGGAGGCTCGGCCGCTGCGTTGGCCATTGAACTCAAGCGCACCTGTTTCTTGATGGCAAACCTCTTCCGTCGCGCTTGTCGGTTCGCGGCCCGTGGGATGCCCCAGCACTTGCCATACCACGCGGCCTTCTCGGCGGCGCTCGCAAAGCCCTTGACGGGCCGGTTCCAAGCACTCAGCTGATCGCCTCGGTGCCCGCGGTGCGCCGCGCTTGGTCACCCCGATCATGGTGACCGTCACCGGGCCCCAGCGATGCCGACGCCCTCGCCTGACGTCGGCCATTTCCGGGAACCTCTACCGCCAGGGTGCCGAGCGCCGGGGCGTCGCTCAACGCTTCGAGCGCCCGCGCGCAGCCCGCGCGGTCTTCCGGCACGAGCGGGCGACCGCCATGCGGCCGGCACTGTTCGTGCGCGCCCGGATCAGATACGGGGCGCGCAGTTCATTGGCGCGCGTCAGGAATTCGAAGAAATCCGATCCCCGATCCGCGATCGTGACGACGGGCACGCCCAGCCGTTTCTTTGAGCGCAATGCGCCCCTTCGAGCTTTTCTTTCTCCTCGATCGCCGTGACCTGCAGGCGCTCGATCTTCTCCTGATAGTGCCCCTTCCGGGACTGCGCACCGCGCCCAGAGGCTCTGGCTCGGGATCCCGAGCGCTACCCCAAGGTCGTGAAGGTAAGCGCGTTGGGCATGACGAGGCCCCGGTCATGCGCCTCGTTGCCCTTGCCAAAGGGAAGGGCACATACCCTACCCCTTCTGGCCTCAGTGCCGCATTATGGTTTCAAGGCCACATAACCCTGCATCTCCTTGCGGGCGATCTCAAGGACGCCAGCCGGCACTACGCGCGCGAACGCAAAGATGTCCTTGCGCGTCAGGTGATTGGCGAGCATGGCGTTGTGGCACGCACGAATCTTCAGGCCATGGGCGGCGAGCTGCGTGAGCGCCATCCGGTTATGGGCGTCACTCCAAATCGACAGCATGCGTATCCCGGGCCCGAAAGCGACGAGCTCCAGGCGATAACGCCGGGGATTCTTGCCGAATGCCTTCTCGATATTGCTCAGGACCGCAACGGCATAATTCCACCGGGCGGGCGCGGCACTATCGACTTCTATCACGGCCTTCAATACCTTCCCTCGGAAGAATGTGGGTGTCGGCAAAGGATGGCTATTATAAAAGGCCGGGTAATTATTGTAGGATGCGGGGCCGTAACGTAGCGCCCATGCCTGTGGTAACGTTAGAAAAACCATGACAATGCCGACTAATAAAGCTTTACACGACCGTAACGGATAGGCGCACATGATTTGTCTCCCCTCATCGGCTTATAATGGTAATCGCGGGCTTTTTGCCTCTTTAATCCCCTACAAGGCTCGCTCACGCTAGCCCCATGAGGAGGGTCCAGTCAATATCGAGCCCCTTCTCACATAAAATAACAGGCTTGGCAAACTGGGCGCGGCTAGGTATGGGTCTAGAGGGCGAGCGTCAGGGTCACCCGTCACCTATCGGTCCTAGCCGGGCATCGAACGGGCGGTTTGCGGACCCGCCATCTGCGGGGTCAACATGCACCCGCTGGCGTTTGGTCAGGTGGTGCCGTTTCTGAAGCGCACCACGTATCACCGCCCAGGACCTTTGCGGTCTTGGCGGTGTAGTCGCCCGAGCGCGGGCCACCGGTCGGATCCGTCCGTCCGGCATTGTCTTGCCGAAACACGGCATCAAGCGCCGCAGGATGTTGTGCGGGCCCCCTGGAGCCAGCGCCAGAACTGTGTCAGTCGGCAAGAAGCTTACCCGCTTTAGCGGGGTGAGAGCATCACTGCAAAGGACCGTCGGCCGCCGTGTCACTATCTGCGTCGATCTTGTCGGCCTCGGTGATCACCTGTAAGGGGGGCTGGTCGCCGAAGGCGATCGCCATGACCTCGGGAACGGCGCGATCCATCATTTCCAGTGCGGTTATGAGGTTGGCCTGGACGATTTCTGGGGTCGCGAGCGAGTCTCCAAGCAGGGCACTGATACGGTATTGGACCTCACCGTCGCCATGATCGAGGTAATAGGCGCCGACCCTTAGCGTGTAGTTGCGGCGGACGATCCATTCCGACACTTCTCCGAACCGCGTTTTGGGTACATAGCTCGGTGCCGCGACGGTGATGGTCAGGCATCGCCAGCCCTCTTCATCTTCAGTGTGGATCTGACAGGACAGGATGCCGCTGCCGGCAGACAGGCGCAGGACGATATATTCTGTGTCCAACGCCTGATAGCTCACATCCATGTCATCCAGGACGGCGGTCACGATGTTCTGCAGACCTGGATAATTCTCGATATTGCTGGCATCCATCATGTATTCCTCGTGCATTTTATTGGGGTAAAGGCGGCCGACGGGGGCGCCTTTCCGCGACGGGCCGGTCAGCTATGCCAGCCGCACTTGTGACACTTATGACCGGAGTCGAAAAGCCCTCCAATGGTCTCGCCGACCTTGGCGCCGGCGGTGAGGCCGGCGAGACCACCCGCGACGGCGCCAACTACGCCGCCAATGGCGGTGCCGAGCACGGGGATGACGGAGCCTACCGTGGCCCCGAGCGCCGCGCCATCAACGGCCCCGGTGGCCACGCCGACCGTACCAGCCAGCCCGCCCACGACGGCGCCTGCGCGCCGTCCGCGGTCGCGCCCGGTTGTGTCTTCCATCACGTGATCATCGGTCCCACAGCGGGGGCATTTGGGTGTTTTCATGGTGCGCCAACCTCGTGGTGCGTACTATGAATCGGACCCTACAGCAAAGTTGCACGATACGCAAGTTCGTTCTCTATGCATAGTGAGCCATTAGAGATAAGATGGAGACGACGCCATATTGCGCAAGGCAGGAAGTTAGCGGAGCAAACCATGAGTGAGGAAAAGGGATCGGAACAGCAACCTACGCTGGTGGCGACTTCACGTGCCGTCCTCGGATATGTCTTGGCGGAGCTCCGGCGCCGGCGCAAGCTCACGCAGGCGCAGTTTGCCGAGCAGCTGGGGCTCGCGGGCTCGACCTGGTCGCGGGTGGAGAAGGGCGAGACATCGCTTACGGTGGAGCAACTGCGCGCGGCGGCCGATCGCCTGGGGGTTAGTGCCGCGAGTCTCTTGAATTTGGCCGCGAAAGGTGAAGAGGCGGTGCGGCGCTACGGCAAGGTGATCGGCACACCCAAGACCGAGCGCAGGGGGGTCGGCGCCTTGTCCGGTGTGGTCGGCGCCATGCCCGGCACATTTTACGCCGGGATTCTCCCGCTGATCGGGGCCACGCTCG is part of the Acidiferrobacter thiooxydans genome and harbors:
- a CDS encoding DsrE family protein; this translates as MKAVIEVDSAAPARWNYAVAVLSNIEKAFGKNPRRYRLELVAFGPGIRMLSIWSDAHNRMALTQLAAHGLKIRACHNAMLANHLTRKDIFAFARVVPAGVLEIARKEMQGYVALKP
- a CDS encoding YbjN domain-containing protein, coding for MMDASNIENYPGLQNIVTAVLDDMDVSYQALDTEYIVLRLSAGSGILSCQIHTEDEEGWRCLTITVAAPSYVPKTRFGEVSEWIVRRNYTLRVGAYYLDHGDGEVQYRISALLGDSLATPEIVQANLITALEMMDRAVPEVMAIAFGDQPPLQVITEADKIDADSDTAADGPLQ
- a CDS encoding helix-turn-helix domain-containing protein, whose amino-acid sequence is MSEEKGSEQQPTLVATSRAVLGYVLAELRRRRKLTQAQFAEQLGLAGSTWSRVEKGETSLTVEQLRAAADRLGVSAASLLNLAAKGEEAVRRYGKVIGTPKTERRGVGALSGVVGAMPGTFYAGILPLIGATLGAILGEALGAAIEKALATGTSPPTD